From a single Apium graveolens cultivar Ventura chromosome 2, ASM990537v1, whole genome shotgun sequence genomic region:
- the LOC141695057 gene encoding uncharacterized protein LOC141695057 — protein MRFGKKGKLSPRYIGPFEILKKVGTVSYQLALPPYLQNIHDVFHISVLKAYHLDICHVLAHESIEVQSDLTYEEKPIRITDRKVQKLRNKEIRLFKVIWRNQSIEEATWESEDDMRKSYPSLFYVCTDFEDAIL, from the coding sequence atgagatttggaaagaaaggaaaactaagtcCTAGATACATTGGTCCATTCGAGATTTTAAAAAAAGTAGGCACTGTATCTTACCAGTTAGCATTACCACCATACCTTCAGAACATACATGATGTGTTTCACATATCTGTTCTAAAGGCTTACCATCTTGATATTTGTCACGTACTTGCCCACGAGTCAATTGAAGTTCAATCGGATTTGACGTACGAAGAAAAACCTATTAGAATTACGGATAGAAAGGTCCAGAAGTTGAGAAATAAGGAAATTAGGTTGTTTAAGGTGATATGGAGAAATCAATCAATCGAGGAAGCTACTTGGGAGTCTGAAGATGATATGCGAAAAAGTTACCCCTCATTATTCTATGTCTGCACTGATTTCGAGGACGCAATCCTTTAA